The region CTAAAAGCGTTTTAGCGTTATGGGTGGTTATTTTTTTGTCTTGCAAAAGGATTTCTTTGATATAAAAATCCCTATAAGGGATTAAAAAAATCTTAGCCAAACCTTTTTCAACCAAGTTAAGCGTGGTTTCAACCATGAAATAATCTGTTTGAGAAATCCTTTGGATTTCTATGACTTTTCCTAGAATCTCGTTTTCTTCCACCACGCTAAGCCCTACTAAATCGCAATAAAAAAACTCACCCTCTTTTAAAACGCAAAGTTTCTTGCTCTCTTCTTCACTCATAAAAAGCCCTAAATTAGTCAGCTCTTTAGCCTTTTCGGGCGTGTGGATAGTTTCTAAAAACAACAGGTTTTTGGCATGTTCATAAGAATGGATTGTATATTCTTTAAAAGAAGAAGCTCGAGAGAAAGCGTTGGTTGGAGCGACGCTCACCTTAACGCCCTTTTTTAAACACTCCGGGAAATCGCTCTCTAAATGAAGCTTTAACCCCCCATTAAGCCCCACGCTTTTACCAATTCTGCCCACTAAAAGCATAGAAACCATTCAAGGCGTTTGATCGCCTAAAGCATGGGGATTTTTATCACCATTTTTATCATTACTCGCAAAAACAACGATTTTATAAGAAAACCCGTCTTTGGCTTTCACACCAGAAACGAACGCCTTAATCGCGCTCACCATTTTGCCCTCTTTGCCAATCACATGCCCCATGTCTGATGGGTGGGTATAAATCGTGATTTGCTTGACTTTATCTTCTAAAAGCGTGTACTCCACGCTCAAAGCTTGCGGGAAAGAAACAACCTTTTTTAAATATTTTTCTAAAAAAGTTGCCACGCAATACGAATAGTCCTTACAATCAGCTTGAGAAAAAGGCGTGTTCAAAGGATCTAATTCGCTCATTTAGCCTCACAAAACCTTAGGCTTTTTGAGAAAGTTTTTCCACCCTCTCGCTCATTTTAGCCCCCACGCTTTTCCAGTAATTCAAGCGTTCCTTATCAATCTTAATATCTTTAGGCTCGCTCAAAGGGTTGTAATACCCAATGGATTCAATCCAGCCTCCATCCCTTCTTTTCCTAGAATCGGTTACCACCACTCTGTAAAAAGGCTTTTTCTTTCTCCCGATACGAGTGAGTCTAATGACTGTCATTACAAAAATCTCCTAAAATATTCGTATTAAATTTGAGATTATACAACAAAAGCGCCTAAAACATGCTTAAAACTTAACGCATTTTAGGGGGCGTTTGATTTTTAGCCTGACTCATTAGATTCATCAAATCGCTAATACCCTTTTTATTCGTGAGTCGTTTCGCCATTTTGCTCGCCTGATCAAAGCGTTTGATGATGCGATTGATTTCAGACACTTCTAAGCCGCTCCCTAAAGCGATCCTTTTTCTTCGGCTGCCGTTTAAAATCTCGGGGTTTTCTTGCTCTTTTTTGGTCATGGAATTGACCATAGCCTTGATTTTTTTCACTTCTAAAGAGCTTTCTAAATCCGTGTCTTTTAGCGCGCTTGCCATATTCCCTAAACCCGGAATCATAGAGATCAGAGAACTCATAGAGCCTAATTTTTTCACTTTTTCAATTTGGTTTAAAAAATCGTTGAAAGTGAATTGCCCTTTTTTGAGCTTTTTGCTTAAATCTTTGGCTTCATTAGGGTTTAAAACGCTGGCGGTTTTTTCAGCGAGCGAGACAATATCTCCAGCCCCCATCAAACGCCCCACAATCCTTTCAGGCACAAACACGTCTAAATCAGGGATTTTTTCCCCGCTCCCAATAAAACGCAAGGGTAGGCCTAATTGGTAAGTGATGCCTAAGGCGATACCCCCTTTAGAATCGCTATCAAACTTGCTTAACACCACCCCGCTCACGCCTATTTCTTCATTAAAGGTGTTCGCGCTTTTGACCCCATCTTGCCCGCTCAAGGCGTCTGCGACATACAGCACTTCATGGGGGTTTAAGACTTCTTTAACTTCCTTTAATTCTTGCATAAGCTCTTTATCAATGGCTAAACGCCCCGCACTATCCACAAGTAAAACATCAAATTGCGCTTCTTTAGCCTTTTTTAAAGCGTTGTTGGCGATTTCTTTCACGCTTTTATTTTCTTCATAAAAAACTTCCACGCCCACCTGTTCGCCCAAAACCTTTAATTGCTCCACCGCCGCTAGGCGTTGCAAATCGCATGCGCATAAAAGCACTTTTTTATTTTTGGTTTTTAAATAATGAGCGAGTTTAGCGGTGGTGGTTGTCTTACCGCTCCCTTGCAAACCTGCCATTAAAACCACGGTAGGGGGCGTTTGAGCGAAAGTAAAACCACTGCTCCCTTTAGCGCTTAAGATTTCTAACAAACTCTTTTCTAAAGCGTCTAAAAATTGCTGCTTGCCAATGCCACTAAGTTTAGTCTGGCTTTCCACTTTTTTGAGCAATTCTCTAGCCACTTTATGATGCACATCGTTTTTTAAAAGCGTTTTTTTCAATTCATCTAACGCCCGATCTAGCGCTTTTTCATCATCTTGAAAGCGGATTTTATTGAGCGCGTTTTTAAACCCATCGCTTAACGCTTGAAACATTTTCTATCCTTTTTATTATGGTTGTTCTAACAAATCCAATTCTTGCTTAATTTTACTTTCTTTTTCCAAAAGCGTTTTTAAACTCTCTTTGGCTTTTTCTAGCACGCTTTTAGGCGCGTTTTTGACAAAATTTTCATTGTGCAAATTGAGTTTTAGTTTTTCTTTTTCCAGTTTTTCTAGCTGCTTTTTTAAACGAGCAATGAGCGGGCTTAAATCAAGATTTTCTAAATTCGCATAAGTTTGGCAAAATTCCCCCACATCGCTCACGCTCTTTAAAGGCTTAGAACTAATCACGCTGACTTTTTCTAACCTCGCTAATTTTTGGGCGTAATTTTGCAAACGCTCTGTGTTTTCTATTTTCTCCCTCAATCCCACGCTCGCTTCTTTTAAAACAATCGGTGGGGTTTCTAGCATGATTTTTAAACGCCTTAAAGACACAATGCAATCTTTGATCACTTCAAATTCATGCTCTAATTTTTCATCTTGCGCCAAATCTTTAGGGTAAGGCATGATCATGATAGAATGAGCGTTTTCTAGATCCGTGTTACTGAGCTTGTGGTATAAAGACTCACTGATAAAGGGCATGAAAGGGTGCAAGAGTTTTAAAGCCTCTTTTAACACGCTCCCTAATTCGTCTATCGCTTCATTTTCCACTTTAGAAAATTCAATGAACCAATCGCAAAATTCCCCCCACAAAAAGCGGTACAATAAAGTCGTGGCGTCATTAAAACGATAATTGTCTAAAGCGTTACGAACCTCTTTAGCAACAAGATTCAAGCGCGATTTCGCATAACGCCCCAAAGGCGTTTGGTATTCATTCAAACGCTCTTTATCTTTAAAAGATTCTTGTTTGAGTTTCAAGTAACTCGCCGCATTAAAAAGCTTGTTGGCGAAATTCTTGTTATTTTCTAAATGCGCAGTAGAAAGCTTAATGTCCCTACCCGTAGCGCACAAATTGGCTAAAGTGAAACGCAAGCTATCCGCGCCGTATTTTTCTATCATCTCTAAAGGATCGATCACATTACCTTTAGATTTGCTCATTTTTTCGCCCTTTTCGTCCCTAACCAAGGCGTGCAAGTAAATGTCTTTAAAAGGCAATTCGCCTAAAAGCGATTCGCTGCAAAAGAGCATCCTAGCCACCCAAAAAAAGAGGATGTCAAACCCAGTAATGAGCGTTGTGTTAGGGTAGAAATCTTTCAAATCGTTTTCATTAAACAAACCGCTTTTTTCTTGCCCCCACCCCAAAGTAGAGAACGCCCATAGCCCTGAACTAAACCATGTGTCTAGCACATCTTTATCTTGCTCTAGTTTTTCACTCTTACAAGTAGGGCAACTTAAAGGGGTGTCTAGGCTTACAAACTGGTGGTTATTTTCACAAGTAAACACCGGTATTTGATGCCCCCAAAACAATTGCCTGCTGATACACCAAGGGCGTAATTCCCTCATCCAAGCGTTATAATTATTGATCCAATTAGAAGGGTAGAATCGTGCTAAACCTTGTTGGATTTTTTCAATGGAACTTTGAGCGATTTCAGGCTTGACAAACCATTGCTTAGACACATAAGGCTCTACCACATTATGGCAACGATAGCAATGCCCCACTTGATGCGTGTGCTCTTCTATCTTTTCTAATAAGGCGTTTTCTTTTAATCTTTCTACGACCTTATCTCTAGCCTCTAATCGTTCTAAATTTTCAAACTCCCCACAATGCGCGTTCAAAATCCCCTTTTCATCAAAGATTTTAATCATTTCCAAATGGTGGCGTTTGCCCACTTCATAATCGTTAAAATCATGCCCAGGGGTAACCTTCACACACCCTGTGCCAAACTCCATTTCTACATGCGCATCAGCGATAATAGGGATTGTGCGATTGATTAAAGGCAAGATCACTTTTTGCCCCACTAAATGCCTGTATCTCTCATCGTTAGGATTGACCATAAGCGCGCTATCGCCAAACAAAGTTTCAGGGCGCGTGGTGGCCACCACTAAATAATCTTTTTGATTTTCTAAATAATATCTAATATAATACAACGCCCCCTTACGCTCTTCATACTCCACTTCAATATCGCTTAACGCCCCATCTTTAGTGCACCAATTCACCATGTAATTGTCTTGAACGATGAGACCTTGTTCATACCATTTCAAAAACGCCAATTTAACCGCTCTTTGCAAGCCCTTATCCATCGTGAAACGAGTCCTAGAAAAGGCCGCGCTCACGCCTAAGTGCTTCATTTGCTCTAAAATCGCTCCCCCACTCTTTTCTTTCCACTCCCACACTTTTTGAACGAACTCTTCACGCCCTAAATCTTCTTTTTTAATCCCTTGACTTAAAAGCTGCTTTTCCACGACATTTTGCGTCGCAATGCCGGCGTGATCAAGCCCGGGCTGATACAAAGTCTTATACCCGTCCATGCGCTTATAGCGCGCTAAAATATCTTGCAAGCTTAAAGTTAAAGCATGCCCTATGTGTAAGATGCCGGTCACATTAGGAGGGGGCATCATCAAGCAAAATCGTTTGTTTTTTTCTTGGATTTTTTCATTGCCATCAATTTCAAAATACCCCCTATGAGAGCAAATGTCATAAATCTTTTTTTCTATCTCTTCTGGTTGGTAGGTGGTGGGTTCTTGTTTCATTATCATTATTATCCTAAAATAGAGCGTTCCTTAAAAAATGGTTGGATTTGGAACGCCTTTTGCTTTTACGCTTTTAATTGTTGCGTATTTTTTTAAAATTATACAACAAAGCATTTAAATTAAAAAGGATAGCCCAGTGAATTACTTTTTAAAAGCCCCTATTTTAGGATTTGAGCATATCAATGAAGTGCGTTTGGAAAAAATTGATTCCTTATTCAGCCGATTGGTTAGTCAAACGAACTCACCCATGGCGTTGGATATGGTCTTAGTGAATCCTTATTGTTTGAGGGAATACAGCTTTGTGATACCCAAATATATAGAATTACTGCTAGAATTAGATTCTCATTCCAAAGTGGAGGTGTATTGCGTGGTCGTGTTGCAAAAAAATTTAGAAGATTCTATGGTTAATTTCTTAGCCCCCTTAGTGTTTAATTCCAAAAATGGCTTTGGCGCTCAAGTCGCGCTTTCTATGATGGATTACCCGGATTTTGGCTTTAGAGATCCTTTAAAAAGCTTTGTGATTCAAGAAAGAGAACGAGCTTAAGGGTTTCTAGCATGAAATTCGCTCTTACAGGGGGAGGCACAGGGGGGCATCTCTCTATCGCTAAAGCCTTAGCCATAGAATTAGAAAAGCAAGGCATAGAGGCTATTTATCTAGGCTCCACTTATGGGCAAGATAGAGAATGGTTTGAAAACAGCCCCTTATTTAGCGAACGCTATTTTTTCAACACGCAAGGCGTGGTCAATAAAAGCTTTTTTAAAAAAATAGGCTCTTTATTCTTGCAAATTAAAGCGACTTTCAAAGCCAAAGAGATTTTAAAAAAACACCAGATCACGCACACCATTAGCGTGGGAGGGTTTAGTGCAGGGCCGGCGAGTTTTGCAAGCTTGCTTAATAAAATACCCCTTTATATCCATGAGCAAAACGCCATTAAAGGCTCTCTTAATCGCTACCTTTCCCCTAAAGCTAAGGCGGTGTTTTCAAGCTACGCTTTTAAAGATAAAGGAAATCATGTTTTAACCTCCTATCCCGTGCAAAACGTTTTTTTTGATTCCGCCAGGACTCGAACTGAAATCAAACATATCTTATTTTTAGGCGGTTCTCAAGGGGCGAAAGCGATCAATGAATTTGCGTTATTAAACGCTCCCAAACTCACCAAACAAGGGATTAAAATCACGCACATTTGCGGCTCAAACGCTCATGAAAGAATGCGTTTTTTTTACCAGGAATTAGGGCTGTTGGATAAGATAGATTTGTTCGCTTTCCACAACAACATCACAGAAGTCATGCACAGAGCGGATTTGTGCGTGAGCCGAGCGGGTGCTAGTAGTGTGTGGGAATTGTGTGCCAATGGCTTACCCACGATTTTTATCCCCTACCCTTTTGCGAGCAATAACCACCAGTATTACAATGTCTTAGAATTTGAAAAAGAAAACTTATGCTATGTTGTGCCTCAAAATGAATTATTGCCTAAAAAACTCTTTGAAGTTATTAGAAAGCTCAACCAAAAAGACGATCAAGGCAATAAAAACCTAACCACTATCAGCAACCAATTGCAACAAAAAATCGCTAAAGACGGCGCAAAAACCATCATTGAAACGATTTTGAGCGCCTAAAACAGCCCATTTTAATCAACAATTAAGCGACTAACCATTAAACTTAAGCGATAAATAAGATAAAATTTAGGATAGCTCAAATCTTTATAAAAAGAAAAGGATAACCCCTTGCAAAACTTTGTTTTTAATAAAAAATGGCTTATCTATTCTAGCCTACTCCCCTTATTTTTTCTCAATCCCTTAGTGGCAGAAGATGACGGGTTTTTTATGGGGGTGAGTTATCAAACTTCTCTAGCCGTTCAAAGGGTAGATAACTCAGGGCTTAACGCCAGTCAAGACGCATCCACCTACATCCGCCAAAACGCTATCGCTCTAGAATCTGCAGCGGTGCCTTTAGCCTATTATTTAGAAGCGATGGGCCAACAAACTAGGGTTTTAATGCAAATGCTCTGCCCTGATCCTTCTAAAAGATGTTTGCTCTATGCGGGGGGCTATCAACAAAACGCCCAAAATGGCGATACAGGCAACAACCCCCCAAGAGGCAATGTCAATGCCACTTTTGATATGCAATCTTTAGTCAATAATTTAAACAAGCTCACCCAACTCATCGGCGAGACTTTAATCCGTAACCCTGAAAATCTTCCTAACGCTAAACTCGTTGAAGTCAAATTTGGCAATCAAAGCACTGTTATTGCCTTGCCTGAGGGTCTAGCCAATACCATGAACGCTTTAAACGATGATATTACCAACGCTTTAACCACGCTCTGGTATAACCAAACCTTAACGAATAAATCCTTTAGCGCCCCTAGCGGCAGCTCTGTAAATTTTAGCCCCGAAGTGTTGCAACACCTTTTACAAGACGGCTTAGCCACAAGTAATCAAACCATTTGCAGCACTCAAAACCAATGCACCGCTACCAATGAAGCTAAATCTATCGCTCAAAACGCCCAAAACATCTTCCAGGCTTTAATGCAAGCAGGGATTTTAGGGGGGCTAGCGAATGAAAAGCAATTTGGCTTCACTTACAACAAAGCCCCTAATGGCAGCGATTCCCAACAAGGCTACCAAAGCTTTAGCGGCCCGGGTTATTACACCAAAAACGGCACTAATGGCACTACCCAAGCGCCCTTAAAAAACTTACCCGCTGGAGCGACAGTTGGATCAGGCAATGGCCAATACACCTACCACCCCAGCTCGGCAGTCTATTATTTAGCGGATAGCATCATCGCTAATGGCATCACCGCTTCTATGATTTTTTCAGGCATGCAAAATTTCGCCAATAAAGCCGCTAAACTGACAGGCACTTCAAGCTATAGCCAGATGCAAGATGCGATCAACTATGGGGAAAGCTTGCTTAGTAACACCGTAGCGTATGGGAATTTCATCACCAATTGGGTCGCCCCCTATTTGGATTTAAACAATAAAGGTTTGAATTTCTTGCCTAGCTATGGGGGGCAATTGAATGGTGCTAATAGTCAAACCCCACAAAATACTTTAACCCCACAACAAGCCCAGCAAGAACAAAAAGTCATCATGAACCAACTAGAGCAAGCCACAAACGCCCCCACCCCCGCGCAAATAGACAGGATCTTAGCCAACCCCTATTCCCCCACGGCAAAAACTTTAATGGCTTATGGGCTTTATCGCTCTAAAGCAGTGATTGGTGGGGTGATTGATGAAATGCAAACTAAAGTGAATCAAGTCTATCAAATGGGCTTTGCTAGGAATTTTTTGGAGCATAACTCTAATTCTAATAACATGAACGGCTTTGGCGTGAAAATGGGCTATAAGCAATTTTTCGGCAAAAAGCGCATGTTTGGGCTTAGGTATTATGGCTTTTATGATTTTGGTTACGCGCAATTTGGCACAGGATCTTCTTTAGTGAAAGCCACTCTCTCTAGCTATGGGGCAGGCACAGACTTTCTTTATAATGTTTTTACCCGAAAAAGAGGGACTGAAGCGATAGATATAGGTTTTTTTGCCGGCATCCAACTTGCAGGGCAAACCTGGAAAACGAATTTTTTAGATCAAGTGGATGGCAACCATCTTAAGCCCAAAGACACTTCTTTCCAATTCCTTTTTGATTTAGGCATAAGGACTAATTTTTCCAAAATCGCTCATCAAAAAAGATCCCGTTTTTCTCAAGGGGTAGAATTTGGCCTTAAAATACCGGTGCTTTATCACACCTATTACCAATCAGAAGGCGTTACAGCGAAATATAGAAGAGCCTTTAGTTTTTATGTGGGCTACAACATAGGCTTTTAATCAAACAAAATAAGGGAAAATATATGATAAAAAAAACTAAAAAATTCATACTATTCTTTTTGGTTAGCTCCCTCTTAGCTGAAGACAATGGCTGGTATATGTCTGTAGGCTATCAAATCGGTGGCACGCAACAATTCATCAATAACAAACAACTTTTAGAAAATCAAAATATCATCAATAGCGTAACCCAAAGCGCGATCAATATTGCAGGGCCTACTACCGGTTTAATCACTTTAAGCTCTCAAAGCGTCATTGACGCTTTAGGCTATGGCGTGAGTAACACTGTTGGCAACCAATTAGAGGGCATTTCTAATATCTTAAACCAAATTGGCAAAAGAAAAGACTTTTATTCTAGCCGTCAAATCTCTAGCATTTCCCAGCAAATCATAGGGCTTAAAGGAAGCTCTGATCCCTTAAAAGCCCACTCTTCACAAATCACAGCCAAACTCCTTTCCAACACCCAGAGCGCGTTTGATAAAGGCATCGCGCTAAGCACTAGCATCATTAGCTCTATCAATAGCCTTAATCCCAGCAACAACACCCAAGAAGTCAAAGCCCAGCTCCAAAGCACCGCGCAATCCATGGCGGAATTATTGCAACAAATTGAACACAGCATCACTAAAACCACTAGCACCACTTACGCGCAATCCTTACTCTCCAATCTGACCGATGCGGTGAATGCCTCTAGCAATAATACCGCTTATGTGAGCGCTCTTGTTAACGCTTTAAACACTTTAGGGGTGGGGGTTTTCCCTACCACAACCTCAACGCATGTGGTGCTAAACCCACCAGGACAAGTCGTATTCTATCCAGCTAATTCCATTTTAGGCTCTACTTCTTCAAACAGCAACAACCAACAACAATACAACAACACCCTTTTAATGAACACCTTACAAGGGGAATTAAGCGCTAATAACCAAAATAACCCCAATGGTTGTACCAATCAAGTCCAGTGTTTGGAGCAATTCATCCAAAATTTAGCCCCTTTAGCCGCAACCCCCACTTCAAACAACCAAGCCAACCAGCAAGTCCAAGCCATCGCTCAAAAGCTTCAAAGCGTTGCTATCAACGCTTTAGACAACAATGCGATCAACAACACCACTTATATTTTAAACAACTTGCACAACGCCTTGAATTTCCAAGCCTATGAAAGCACGATAGAACAATACAATAACGCTTTAAAACAAATTTCTTGGATCAGTTTCACTGAGCCTAAAAACTTGCTCAAAAACACTTCTAACAATTACCAAATCGGCACGGTTACCAACGCTCAAGGGCAAAATATCAGCGCCTATGATTGCGCAAGTGCTACTGGAAGCCTTTCTAGCGATGCTTCTAGCGGGATTTCATGCTCAGCCACAAGCTCCACAAATGGCTCTACAAACAGCACAAACAGCTTTGATAATTCTTTAGTCGCTACCTCCAAAGTCCAAACCATAGGGGGCAAAGAGCAGATCGGCGTGAATTCTTTCAACTTGGTTTCTCAAGTGTGGAGCGTTTATAACTCTTTAAAAACTTCAGAAGAAAATTTGCAAAAAAACGCCAAGATATTATGCACTAATGGGACACAATCCGGGACAAGCTCATGCGGCAACTCTGGGGGTTTGAGTATCAGCGGGAACTCCCAATTGCAAAACATTTTAAGCTCTACTAATGGGGCTAGCGCTACCGCTCAAGCTAAAAGCAACGCTCCCAAACTGAAAGCGATGGTGGTTGTGAACAATGAAGAAGAAACTAAAACGACTAATTTAGCCCAAAATAGTGGGCCAACCACACAATCTCCTAACAGCACGGTAATGGGAGCTTTAAACACCGTGTTGCAAAATGTCAGCAATTTCCAACAAAGCATTCAAAGCGCTTTTCAAAGCCAAAGCAGTAATATCCAAGCTTGGGCGAATGCGATTTATAACACCAATGGGAATCAATCGCAAAATTTAACTACTAGCAATAACCAAGATTTACGCATCCAATTGAGAGCGAATTTTTACCAGCTCATCAATACGATTGACCAACAAACGCCCACTTCAGTGCAAGCCATGATCGCTCAAAGCCAGCAAACCCAACAAACAAGCGGATCAGCAAATACAAATAGTCCATGCGCAAATGGAATGAATGGGAGTAATAATACCAACTGGTGCTATCAGCAGTGGTCCGATTCTAAGGCTTATTACAGCGGGTTGCAAAGCGCTTTAGGGTATCAAACACAAGCGACAACTCAAAGCGGGAGCAGTGGTGGGAGCAGCATCACCTACAATGTCCAACAAATCACGCTCACTAGTAATGGTTTGCTCAATCAAATCATCACAAATCTTAAGAGCGTTAATGGGGGCAGTAATGGGGGAAGCAGTGGAAATGGGACTAGTCAAATCAACACAGCCTACCAGATGCTCACAGACGCCAGCGATGGGAAATTAGGGACTTATAATAGTAGCGGTAATAGTGGCAGTAACAACGGCTATACGCCATGCAATAGCACCAACGGAAGCAATGGAACGAGTGGGAACAATTGCTACACCCCTAGCAAAACACAAAGCGCCACCACCGCAACCACTAACGCAACCACTAATGAAAATAATAGCTTGCAAAAAGTCTATAATGACGCCCAAAAAATAGCCAACATTATCGCCAGCTCTGGGAATAATAAAGGCGTTGAAAACGGCTTAAAACAATTCTTTGAAGCGCTAAAAAGTAATAGTAGCAGTCTCAGTAATTTGTGTAATGGTAGTAGTGGCACTAGCTCTACTTGCTCCGGTGGGCTTATCAACCTTTTAGGGGCAATCCCTATGAATGGGGTGAGCGATACGAATAATTTAATCCATTTGCTCACTGAATTTATTAAAACCGCTGGGTTTATCCAAAATAATGATAGTAATGTATCTACTAGTCTTACAAGCGCTTTTCAAGCGATCACGAGCGCTATTTCTCAAGGGTTTCAAGCCTTGCAAAACGATATTAGCCCTAATGCGATTTTAACCTTGCTCCAAGAAATCACTTCTAACACCACCACCATTCAGTCGTTCTCGCAAACCTTACGACAGCTTTTAGGGGATAAAACCTTCTTTATGGTGCAACAAAAGCTCATTGATGCGATGATTAACGCCAGAAATCAGGTTCAAAACGCGCAAAATCAAGCCAATAACTACGGCTCTCAACCCGTTTTAAGCCAGTATGCGGCCTCTAAAAGCACCCAACATGGCATGAGCAACGGCTTAGGGGTTGGCATAGGCTATAAATACTTCTTTGGTAAGGCTAGGAAATTGGGCCTTAGGCATTATTTTTTCTTTGATTACGGCTTTAGTGAAATAGGCCTAGCCAATCAAAGCGTGAAAGCGAATATCTTTGCTTATGGGGTAGGCACGGATTTTTTATGGAACTTGTTCAGGAGGACTTACAACACTAAAGCGTTGAATTTTGGGCTATTTGCTGGGGTCCAACTGGGTGGCGCAACCTGGCTTAGCTCCTTAAGGCAACAAATCATTGACAACTGGGGGAACGCTAATGACATCCATTCAACGAATTTTCAAGTGGCGCTGAATTTTGGGGTGCGCACCAACTTTGCGGAGTTTAAGCGTTTCGCTAAGAAATTCCACAATCAAGGGGTTATCAGCCAAAAGAGCGTGGAATTTGGGATCAAAGTGCCTCTCATCAATCAAGCGTATTTGAATAGCGCCGGGGCTGATGTGAGCTATAGGAGACTTTATACTTTCTATATCAATTACATCATGGGGTTTTAAAAAAGGGTGTGTCATGGAAATCTTACAATTCATCGGCTATGGGAATATGGCTCAAGCGATTTTAGAAGGCTCTCATGAGATCTTATCCAAGCGTTTTATTTTAGAAATCACCGGAAGAAACCCTGAAAAAATCGCCCCCTTTTTACAAGAAAAAAACATTCAAGCTCAAATCGTGCCTTATAAAGACGCTATTGATATACACCAAAAATTCGTGTTTTTACTTTTTAAGCCTTACAACCTTAAGGATTTTAATTATCAAGGGCAAGCTAAAAGCGTTTTGAGCGCACTAGCTGGCGTGAGTTTTGA is a window of Helicobacter pylori NQ4053 DNA encoding:
- a CDS encoding KH domain-containing protein encodes the protein MSELDPLNTPFSQADCKDYSYCVATFLEKYLKKVVSFPQALSVEYTLLEDKVKQITIYTHPSDMGHVIGKEGKMVSAIKAFVSGVKAKDGFSYKIVVFASNDKNGDKNPHALGDQTP
- the rpsP gene encoding 30S ribosomal protein S16; amino-acid sequence: MTVIRLTRIGRKKKPFYRVVVTDSRKRRDGGWIESIGYYNPLSEPKDIKIDKERLNYWKSVGAKMSERVEKLSQKA
- the fliW gene encoding flagellar assembly protein FliW yields the protein MNYFLKAPILGFEHINEVRLEKIDSLFSRLVSQTNSPMALDMVLVNPYCLREYSFVIPKYIELLLELDSHSKVEVYCVVVLQKNLEDSMVNFLAPLVFNSKNGFGAQVALSMMDYPDFGFRDPLKSFVIQERERA
- the rimM gene encoding ribosome maturation factor RimM (Essential for efficient processing of 16S rRNA), which translates into the protein MVSMLLVGRIGKSVGLNGGLKLHLESDFPECLKKGVKVSVAPTNAFSRASSFKEYTIHSYEHAKNLLFLETIHTPEKAKELTNLGLFMSEEESKKLCVLKEGEFFYCDLVGLSVVEENEILGKVIEIQRISQTDYFMVETTLNLVEKGLAKIFLIPYRDFYIKEILLQDKKITTHNAKTLLENS
- the valS gene encoding valine--tRNA ligase; this encodes MKQEPTTYQPEEIEKKIYDICSHRGYFEIDGNEKIQEKNKRFCLMMPPPNVTGILHIGHALTLSLQDILARYKRMDGYKTLYQPGLDHAGIATQNVVEKQLLSQGIKKEDLGREEFVQKVWEWKEKSGGAILEQMKHLGVSAAFSRTRFTMDKGLQRAVKLAFLKWYEQGLIVQDNYMVNWCTKDGALSDIEVEYEERKGALYYIRYYLENQKDYLVVATTRPETLFGDSALMVNPNDERYRHLVGQKVILPLINRTIPIIADAHVEMEFGTGCVKVTPGHDFNDYEVGKRHHLEMIKIFDEKGILNAHCGEFENLERLEARDKVVERLKENALLEKIEEHTHQVGHCYRCHNVVEPYVSKQWFVKPEIAQSSIEKIQQGLARFYPSNWINNYNAWMRELRPWCISRQLFWGHQIPVFTCENNHQFVSLDTPLSCPTCKSEKLEQDKDVLDTWFSSGLWAFSTLGWGQEKSGLFNENDLKDFYPNTTLITGFDILFFWVARMLFCSESLLGELPFKDIYLHALVRDEKGEKMSKSKGNVIDPLEMIEKYGADSLRFTLANLCATGRDIKLSTAHLENNKNFANKLFNAASYLKLKQESFKDKERLNEYQTPLGRYAKSRLNLVAKEVRNALDNYRFNDATTLLYRFLWGEFCDWFIEFSKVENEAIDELGSVLKEALKLLHPFMPFISESLYHKLSNTDLENAHSIMIMPYPKDLAQDEKLEHEFEVIKDCIVSLRRLKIMLETPPIVLKEASVGLREKIENTERLQNYAQKLARLEKVSVISSKPLKSVSDVGEFCQTYANLENLDLSPLIARLKKQLEKLEKEKLKLNLHNENFVKNAPKSVLEKAKESLKTLLEKESKIKQELDLLEQP
- the murG gene encoding undecaprenyldiphospho-muramoylpentapeptide beta-N-acetylglucosaminyltransferase, which codes for MKFALTGGGTGGHLSIAKALAIELEKQGIEAIYLGSTYGQDREWFENSPLFSERYFFNTQGVVNKSFFKKIGSLFLQIKATFKAKEILKKHQITHTISVGGFSAGPASFASLLNKIPLYIHEQNAIKGSLNRYLSPKAKAVFSSYAFKDKGNHVLTSYPVQNVFFDSARTRTEIKHILFLGGSQGAKAINEFALLNAPKLTKQGIKITHICGSNAHERMRFFYQELGLLDKIDLFAFHNNITEVMHRADLCVSRAGASSVWELCANGLPTIFIPYPFASNNHQYYNVLEFEKENLCYVVPQNELLPKKLFEVIRKLNQKDDQGNKNLTTISNQLQQKIAKDGAKTIIETILSA
- the ffh gene encoding signal recognition particle protein is translated as MFQALSDGFKNALNKIRFQDDEKALDRALDELKKTLLKNDVHHKVARELLKKVESQTKLSGIGKQQFLDALEKSLLEILSAKGSSGFTFAQTPPTVVLMAGLQGSGKTTTTAKLAHYLKTKNKKVLLCACDLQRLAAVEQLKVLGEQVGVEVFYEENKSVKEIANNALKKAKEAQFDVLLVDSAGRLAIDKELMQELKEVKEVLNPHEVLYVADALSGQDGVKSANTFNEEIGVSGVVLSKFDSDSKGGIALGITYQLGLPLRFIGSGEKIPDLDVFVPERIVGRLMGAGDIVSLAEKTASVLNPNEAKDLSKKLKKGQFTFNDFLNQIEKVKKLGSMSSLISMIPGLGNMASALKDTDLESSLEVKKIKAMVNSMTKKEQENPEILNGSRRKRIALGSGLEVSEINRIIKRFDQASKMAKRLTNKKGISDLMNLMSQAKNQTPPKMR